Proteins from a genomic interval of Alkalispirochaeta americana:
- the dctP gene encoding TRAP transporter substrate-binding protein DctP, giving the protein MVRTARTLSPGRILLVLIIQALFWNGPTLSARTPRQFRISLENAPSHVQVLAVQEFARRLRNETEGAIAAEVFPSGELFRDSDVVEALHRGALEMGVPGTWQLDRFVPDVAVFLLPEFFGRDLAVVHHHADGPLGAAINRRLEARLPVVVPGRWFDLGHGHLFFRQGPVQNYADLQGQVIRVAGGLANELRIAELGAQPVTIAWGEVPRRLERGQMDGLLTTFETVRSGRLWERGVQFALEDFQYMPQYIPLVSRRVWESFTAEEQDLFRTLWEEEVQKQRRAAAEAQEAARRELVRQGVRIHRVNHDEQERARRLLLEAQPDFVRRLGIDPALLEILQESPRGPDRSRMP; this is encoded by the coding sequence ATGGTGAGAACAGCACGAACTCTTTCACCGGGCAGGATCCTCCTGGTCCTGATCATTCAGGCGCTCTTCTGGAATGGTCCGACCCTGTCGGCCCGGACGCCCCGACAGTTTCGGATATCCCTGGAAAACGCCCCGAGCCACGTCCAGGTCCTGGCGGTCCAGGAGTTTGCCCGACGCCTGCGAAACGAGACGGAGGGTGCCATCGCAGCCGAGGTCTTTCCCTCGGGGGAGCTTTTTCGCGACAGCGACGTTGTTGAGGCGCTTCACCGGGGTGCCCTGGAGATGGGCGTTCCCGGAACGTGGCAGCTTGACCGGTTTGTGCCGGACGTAGCGGTTTTTCTGCTCCCGGAGTTTTTTGGGCGAGACCTCGCGGTTGTTCATCATCACGCCGATGGCCCCCTGGGAGCAGCGATAAATCGCCGCCTTGAGGCTCGCCTGCCTGTGGTGGTTCCCGGACGCTGGTTTGACCTGGGTCACGGGCACCTCTTTTTCCGCCAGGGCCCGGTGCAGAACTACGCCGACCTGCAGGGCCAGGTGATCCGCGTTGCCGGGGGGCTTGCCAACGAGCTGCGCATTGCCGAGCTGGGGGCTCAGCCGGTAACCATCGCCTGGGGGGAAGTGCCCCGACGGCTGGAACGGGGCCAAATGGACGGGCTTCTGACCACCTTCGAGACGGTACGCTCCGGGCGGCTTTGGGAACGGGGCGTTCAGTTTGCCCTGGAGGATTTCCAGTACATGCCCCAGTATATCCCCCTGGTGAGCCGGCGGGTCTGGGAATCTTTTACTGCCGAAGAGCAAGACCTTTTTCGCACTCTCTGGGAGGAAGAGGTGCAAAAGCAGCGGCGCGCCGCCGCCGAAGCCCAGGAAGCGGCCCGGCGGGAGCTGGTCCGCCAGGGGGTTCGAATCCATCGGGTGAATCACGACGAGCAGGAACGGGCCCGTCGTCTTCTGCTGGAGGCACAACCCGATTTTGTCCGCCGTCTGGGGATAGACCCGGCTCTTCTGGAGATTTTGCAGGAGTCGCCGCGCGGGCCTGATCGTTCGAGAATGCCATGA
- the asnA gene encoding aspartate--ammonia ligase, whose product MESSLSTLIVPPGYRPLLDPRHTERAIQKIKEAFQTSLAYELNLVRVTAPLFVRAHQGINDDLNGVERPVRFQVGGLGNEEAEIVQSLAKWKRLALADLGFSPGEGLYADMNAVRPDDTMDNIHSLYVDQWDWELALEPEERTRATLERVVRTVYDVIRRTERYICHEYEELLPELPREITIVHALDLARRYPGLSPKERELQLCRDHGAVFIMGIGAPLGDLPPHDGRAPDYDDWTTEIEPGYRGLNGDILVYDAVLDIPLELSSMGIRVDPAALERQLEISGATDRRELYFHRRLLAGELPASIGGGIGQSRLCMFYLRKAHIGEIQSGLWPREMARACQEAGIPLL is encoded by the coding sequence ATGGAGAGTTCCCTGTCTACCCTTATTGTACCACCCGGGTACCGACCCCTTCTGGATCCTCGTCACACCGAACGGGCAATCCAGAAGATCAAGGAGGCCTTTCAGACCAGTCTGGCCTACGAGCTGAACCTGGTCCGCGTCACAGCACCCCTCTTTGTGCGCGCCCACCAGGGGATCAACGACGATTTGAACGGCGTTGAGCGTCCTGTGCGGTTCCAGGTGGGAGGCCTGGGCAACGAAGAGGCCGAGATCGTTCAGTCCCTGGCCAAATGGAAGCGTCTTGCCCTGGCTGACCTGGGATTTTCCCCGGGGGAAGGGCTCTACGCTGATATGAACGCCGTCCGTCCCGACGATACCATGGACAACATCCACTCCCTCTATGTGGATCAGTGGGATTGGGAGCTGGCGCTGGAGCCCGAAGAACGAACCCGGGCCACGCTGGAGCGGGTTGTCCGGACGGTCTACGATGTCATCCGCCGAACCGAGCGCTACATCTGTCACGAGTATGAGGAGCTTCTCCCGGAGTTGCCACGGGAGATCACGATTGTTCACGCCCTGGACCTGGCCCGGCGCTATCCCGGGCTTTCTCCCAAGGAACGGGAACTCCAGCTCTGCCGTGACCACGGTGCAGTCTTTATCATGGGAATCGGAGCTCCCCTGGGAGACCTCCCCCCCCACGACGGACGCGCCCCCGACTACGACGACTGGACCACCGAGATCGAACCGGGCTATCGGGGCCTCAACGGAGATATCCTGGTCTACGATGCGGTCCTGGATATTCCCCTGGAGCTCTCCTCCATGGGAATCAGGGTGGACCCGGCGGCGCTGGAGCGGCAGCTCGAGATATCGGGAGCCACCGATCGGCGGGAGCTCTATTTTCACCGGCGACTTCTGGCAGGAGAACTGCCGGCCTCGATCGGTGGGGGGATCGGTCAGTCCCGGCTCTGCATGTTTTATCTGCGCAAGGCCCACATAGGTGAGATCCAATCGGGGCTCTGGCCCCGGGAGATGGCTCGGGCCTGCCAGGAGGCGGGAATACCCTTGCTATAA
- a CDS encoding patatin-like phospholipase family protein — protein sequence MNQPVLCRILAIGLLIGFFSASPAKASEPPRPTVAVVLAGGGALGFAHVGVLEAIEALGIPVDIVAGTSIGSIVGAFYAAGYRADQMVAITETTDWNEVLFDAPDRLQLGYTDRRQRRAFRGSIKFREGELLLPSGMSSAQRVVEYLDDLLRAQALTDSFLDLPRQLAIVAADLLTGEQVVFTEGDLKTAIRASFSVPGAFNPVYYQGRYLVDGGIINNVPVDVARNLGADIVITVNLSAMRNKPEELRSISNILDQSMLIMRKEMLDEHLALSDLIISPDVEGLGPADFSQASLLIQRGREAAQNQWDELEQLALEIRKTRGFPEPLTSRPEADQPLRIGSARYEVPPIILESTRQFNPGAYLLLEELVESLAGTETTVSGLQEAVYGLYHTGLFRSISYDVTGGSEVMILASPEEIPSSSLSVGVGLRGQLIENSLGMAMTHLRYTYDPGDGAPRWILEGWLARSTSLRAALERPVTPWFFITPAVYALAENMPFYDGRSVESFYLRRRFGAELGVSARISKNWQFRAAAFAEWLTLQRLEGSRIDEFDFEGSARYGGRFEFDRDTLDRDLFPRRGSETRIAHRIHWDEEQEKFVHLGTLSARRYWTPLRHVTLQMLARGGSDSSTGAAVYERFFLGGVENWYGYYYHELQARHFAVAGADGRLAVGRLPLGVGDRIYLVAGGQYGGIHSEQPETFREDADYRWGLHAGLALNTILGALHIGTAVNSEGRVMTFIELGPAYTMEGTGYDW from the coding sequence ATGAACCAGCCCGTGCTATGCCGAATTCTTGCAATCGGCCTCTTGATCGGTTTTTTTTCCGCTTCCCCGGCGAAGGCGTCGGAACCACCCCGCCCCACCGTGGCGGTGGTTCTGGCAGGAGGAGGAGCCCTGGGCTTTGCCCATGTGGGTGTCCTGGAGGCGATCGAGGCCCTGGGAATCCCCGTGGATATCGTGGCGGGCACCAGTATCGGCAGCATCGTGGGGGCCTTCTACGCTGCAGGCTATCGGGCAGACCAGATGGTGGCAATCACCGAAACCACCGACTGGAACGAAGTTCTCTTTGACGCCCCCGACCGGCTTCAGCTGGGCTACACCGACCGTCGACAGCGCCGGGCTTTCCGGGGATCAATCAAGTTTCGCGAGGGCGAGTTGCTCCTGCCCTCGGGAATGTCCAGCGCCCAGAGGGTGGTGGAATACCTGGACGATCTTCTTCGCGCCCAGGCCCTGACCGATTCCTTTCTGGATCTTCCCCGGCAACTTGCCATTGTTGCTGCTGATTTGCTGACGGGAGAACAGGTGGTCTTCACCGAGGGAGACCTGAAAACGGCGATCCGGGCCAGCTTTTCCGTGCCCGGAGCGTTTAACCCCGTCTATTATCAGGGACGCTATCTGGTGGACGGGGGAATCATCAACAACGTTCCCGTGGATGTGGCACGCAACCTGGGTGCCGATATCGTGATCACCGTGAACCTCAGCGCCATGCGGAACAAACCCGAGGAACTGCGCTCGATCAGCAATATTCTGGATCAATCCATGCTGATCATGCGCAAGGAGATGCTCGACGAGCACCTGGCTCTCTCGGATCTGATAATCAGTCCCGACGTGGAAGGGCTGGGTCCCGCCGATTTCTCCCAGGCTTCGCTGCTGATTCAACGGGGCCGCGAGGCGGCTCAAAACCAGTGGGACGAGCTTGAGCAACTCGCCCTGGAGATTCGCAAGACCCGGGGTTTTCCAGAACCTCTGACCAGCCGGCCCGAAGCTGATCAACCACTGCGGATAGGCTCGGCGCGCTACGAAGTGCCCCCCATCATCCTGGAGTCGACCCGCCAGTTCAACCCGGGAGCCTATCTGCTTCTGGAGGAACTTGTCGAATCTCTTGCCGGGACCGAGACCACCGTGAGCGGACTTCAGGAGGCGGTCTACGGGCTCTACCACACGGGGCTTTTCCGTTCCATCTCCTACGATGTGACGGGTGGGTCCGAGGTGATGATCCTGGCCTCACCCGAAGAGATTCCCAGCTCGTCCCTCTCTGTGGGGGTGGGGTTGCGGGGCCAGTTGATCGAAAACTCCCTGGGCATGGCCATGACCCACCTGCGCTACACCTACGATCCCGGCGACGGCGCCCCCCGATGGATCCTGGAGGGCTGGCTCGCACGCAGCACCAGCCTTCGGGCAGCCCTGGAGCGACCTGTTACTCCCTGGTTTTTTATCACCCCCGCCGTCTACGCTCTGGCGGAGAATATGCCCTTCTACGATGGCCGATCGGTGGAATCCTTCTATCTGCGGCGGCGCTTCGGCGCCGAGCTGGGGGTCTCCGCCAGGATCAGCAAGAACTGGCAGTTCCGGGCCGCCGCTTTTGCCGAGTGGCTCACCTTGCAGCGCCTCGAGGGCAGCCGTATCGATGAGTTCGACTTTGAGGGAAGCGCCCGCTACGGCGGCCGATTCGAGTTCGACCGGGACACGCTGGATCGGGACCTCTTTCCCCGGCGCGGATCGGAGACACGCATCGCCCACCGAATCCACTGGGACGAAGAACAAGAGAAGTTTGTTCACCTGGGCACGCTCTCGGCCCGACGCTACTGGACGCCCCTGCGGCACGTCACCCTCCAGATGCTTGCCCGCGGAGGGTCCGATTCCTCCACGGGTGCGGCTGTCTACGAGCGTTTCTTTCTGGGCGGGGTGGAGAACTGGTACGGCTACTACTACCACGAGCTTCAGGCCCGCCATTTTGCCGTGGCCGGGGCCGACGGGCGCCTTGCCGTGGGGCGGCTCCCCCTGGGTGTGGGCGACCGGATCTATCTGGTGGCGGGTGGTCAGTACGGGGGAATTCATTCGGAACAGCCCGAGACGTTCCGGGAAGACGCCGATTACCGCTGGGGCCTTCACGCGGGACTGGCCCTGAACACCATCCTGGGAGCGCTTCACATCGGAACGGCCGTGAACAGCGAGGGCCGGGTCATGACCTTTATCGAACTGGGCCCGGCCTACACCATGGAAGGAACCGGCTACGACTGGTAG